A single Tissierella sp. DNA region contains:
- a CDS encoding response regulator transcription factor → MKVIIVDDDYLVVNSLKTIVIASGIDVLAVGHDGREAVQLYNEYKPDLILMDIRMEKMNGIEATEEILKIDPNAKILLITTFQDDEYISSALSLGCKGYILKQNISGIIPAINAVYSGNLVFDSKIVSNIQIPSKKNLHSDLSDREFDILLLVAEGLNNKEIAEKLYLSEGTVRNYISNMLEKLSLRDRTQLAIYYYKI, encoded by the coding sequence ATGAAAGTTATAATTGTAGATGATGATTATTTAGTAGTAAATTCCTTAAAAACAATTGTAATCGCCAGCGGAATAGATGTCTTGGCTGTAGGTCATGATGGTAGGGAAGCAGTTCAGCTTTATAATGAATATAAACCAGATTTGATTTTGATGGACATAAGAATGGAGAAGATGAATGGAATAGAAGCAACTGAAGAAATATTAAAGATAGATCCTAATGCAAAAATACTATTAATCACTACCTTCCAAGATGATGAATATATTTCATCAGCCCTTTCCTTAGGCTGCAAAGGTTATATATTAAAACAAAATATTAGTGGTATCATCCCTGCAATTAATGCAGTTTATTCTGGAAATCTGGTATTCGATTCAAAAATTGTATCTAATATTCAGATACCTTCTAAGAAGAATCTACACTCTGATTTATCCGATAGAGAATTTGATATATTACTTTTAGTTGCAGAGGGTTTGAATAATAAGGAAATTGCTGAAAAACTTTATTTAAGTGAAGGAACAGTTAGAAACTATATTTCCAATATGCTTGAGAAACTGTCCCTAAGGGACAGGACACAGCTTGCAATATATTATTATAAGATATAG
- a CDS encoding ABC transporter ATP-binding protein has product MLIITKFLLKKIFQYDKAMIPIMISYTLLATIQPFIWILVPTKVISLSDSGDMKSILFYILAGGIVSIISVIILSFFIGNFRMRANSVRYHLIRDLSAYSLAMPYENLLDPNHLSKIQLAEEAIRSPRRGIMGILNISLRLIGNILASLGLLGLMSTLSPWIMLLIFILVMAQFYFRIEADRFNRNSRDSVSDAERKYFKTTDLMKEPDYAKDIRIYSLIDIMETYARENLEVLKNIISKSEKKYTKAEIIEAFLNIIRDLTIFTYISYMLLEGKIEVSKFFLYTTGTISLVTILQEMLKQMAEIFVYTKGVKAYMELLESPTIVEDKDDIQIREKVDKESLTIEIKDLVFSYPNSNENILDKLNLTINSGEKLALVGENGAGKSTLIKILCKLYKPTSGNIYINGVDINEIPEFIYWDLVGVVFQDALLLPFSIKENIGLTKDIDKEKLMKSINDADLNHIVSKMQNGVDTILLRTLDDEGIDLSGGQRQKLYLARAIYKRNRLLMLDEPTSALDPLAEAELYEKYNILSKGKTSIYISHRLASTKFCDRVAYIKDGKILEIGTHDELMDLGGEYNKIFNIQSKYYKNIDEMEAI; this is encoded by the coding sequence ATGTTAATAATAACCAAGTTTTTATTGAAAAAAATATTCCAATATGATAAGGCTATGATACCTATTATGATTTCATATACCTTATTAGCCACAATACAGCCATTTATATGGATACTTGTACCTACTAAAGTTATATCATTATCAGATAGTGGAGATATGAAGAGTATCTTGTTTTATATTTTAGCCGGGGGAATAGTTTCTATTATTTCAGTAATTATTTTATCTTTTTTTATAGGTAACTTTAGAATGAGGGCAAATAGTGTAAGATATCATTTAATACGAGATTTATCTGCATACTCCTTAGCTATGCCATATGAAAATCTCCTAGATCCTAATCACTTATCAAAAATACAGTTGGCAGAAGAAGCCATAAGAAGCCCTAGGAGAGGTATCATGGGAATACTAAATATTTCCTTAAGATTGATTGGAAATATATTAGCTTCTCTAGGACTTTTAGGATTGATGTCAACACTTTCTCCTTGGATTATGTTGTTGATATTTATATTGGTAATGGCTCAATTTTATTTTAGAATAGAGGCAGATAGGTTTAATCGTAATAGCAGAGACAGTGTATCAGATGCAGAACGGAAATATTTTAAAACTACAGATTTAATGAAAGAGCCAGACTATGCTAAGGATATTAGAATATACTCTCTAATAGATATTATGGAGACTTATGCCAGAGAGAATTTGGAAGTCTTGAAAAACATAATTTCAAAATCAGAGAAAAAATATACTAAAGCTGAGATCATAGAAGCTTTTTTAAATATAATAAGAGATTTAACTATATTTACATATATTTCCTATATGCTTTTAGAAGGTAAAATAGAAGTTTCTAAGTTTTTTCTTTATACAACAGGAACTATATCTTTAGTTACTATACTACAAGAAATGCTAAAGCAAATGGCGGAGATCTTTGTATATACAAAAGGTGTAAAAGCATATATGGAATTATTGGAATCTCCAACTATAGTTGAGGACAAAGATGATATTCAAATAAGAGAAAAGGTAGACAAAGAATCACTTACAATAGAAATAAAAGATCTAGTATTTAGCTATCCAAATTCAAATGAGAATATATTAGATAAATTAAATCTAACTATAAATTCTGGAGAAAAATTAGCTTTAGTTGGAGAAAATGGAGCTGGGAAAAGTACATTGATAAAAATACTATGCAAACTATATAAACCTACATCAGGAAATATATACATAAATGGAGTAGACATAAATGAAATACCAGAGTTTATATATTGGGATTTAGTGGGAGTAGTTTTTCAAGATGCTTTGTTATTGCCATTTTCAATAAAAGAGAATATTGGATTAACTAAAGATATAGACAAAGAAAAGTTGATGAAATCCATAAATGATGCAGACTTAAATCATATAGTTTCAAAGATGCAAAATGGAGTAGATACTATACTTTTAAGGACATTAGATGACGAGGGTATAGATTTATCTGGAGGTCAAAGACAGAAATTGTACTTAGCCAGAGCTATATATAAAAGAAATAGGCTTTTAATGCTAGATGAGCCTACATCTGCATTGGATCCTCTCGCTGAAGCAGAGCTATATGAAAAATATAATATACTAAGTAAAGGAAAAACAAGTATATATATCTCTCATAGATTAGCCAGTACAAAATTTTGTGATAGAGTAGCTTATATAAAAGATGGGAAAATATTAGAAATAGGAACCCATGATGAGCTTATGGACCTAGGTGGAGAATACAACAAAATATTTAATATCCAAAGTAAATACTATAAAAACATTGATGAAATGGAGGCTATATAA
- a CDS encoding histidine kinase, producing the protein MRRFIEKSFIILFCLYNTYKINPTMDLVFYFLTSLIISLCLDLLSHKKIRLVISFVFIALCLYDSLFIYYLPLILYNIYLDFNLYTLFAIPLILIEFSIINILVAMISLYLSIVRKRYNVFLIENKTVRDELKEDAIYLKKYNEQLKIDREKNIHIAILTERNRIARELHDSIGHAISSSILQVEALKIISDSNVGEGLNLLQNTLDNGMSDIRKSIHNLYNESLDLESRIESLCGEISNIDIELIYKIDDELPYDLKFDILSVVREAITNCIKHSNATILRISLLNQPKFYSIIVKDNGSQFDNTDDVLDNGIGLLSMKEIATKYNGFLNYEFNDGFKIHMTLMKG; encoded by the coding sequence GTGAGAAGATTTATAGAAAAGTCATTTATTATCCTATTTTGCTTGTATAATACATATAAAATAAACCCTACAATGGATTTAGTTTTCTATTTCCTTACATCTCTAATTATTTCTCTATGCCTAGATTTACTTTCACACAAGAAAATAAGGCTAGTTATAAGTTTTGTATTTATAGCCCTATGTTTATATGATTCCTTATTCATCTATTACCTGCCTTTAATTCTATACAATATATATTTGGATTTTAATTTGTATACACTTTTTGCTATACCATTGATTCTAATTGAGTTTTCCATAATAAACATATTAGTCGCCATGATATCTCTTTACCTTTCTATTGTAAGGAAAAGATATAATGTGTTTTTAATTGAAAATAAAACAGTTAGAGATGAATTAAAAGAAGATGCTATTTATTTAAAAAAATACAATGAGCAATTGAAAATAGACAGAGAAAAAAATATCCATATTGCCATACTTACAGAAAGAAATAGAATTGCAAGGGAGCTTCACGATTCAATAGGCCATGCTATAAGTAGTAGTATTTTGCAAGTTGAAGCTCTAAAGATAATTTCTGATAGCAATGTGGGGGAAGGTTTGAATTTATTACAAAATACCTTGGACAATGGAATGAGTGATATAAGAAAAAGTATTCATAATTTATACAATGAATCCCTTGATTTGGAAAGCCGAATCGAAAGCCTCTGTGGTGAAATAAGCAATATTGATATAGAGCTTATTTATAAAATCGATGATGAATTACCTTATGATTTGAAATTTGATATTTTGTCTGTAGTCAGAGAAGCCATTACAAATTGTATTAAACATTCTAATGCAACAATCCTTAGAATATCATTGCTTAATCAGCCTAAGTTCTATTCCATCATAGTAAAGGATAATGGTAGTCAATTTGATAATACTGATGATGTTTTAGATAATGGAATAGGACTTCTTTCCATGAAAGAAATAGCTACTAAATATAATGGTTTTTTAAATTATGAATTTAATGATGGATTTAAGATACATATGACTTTAATGAAAGGGTGA
- a CDS encoding ABC transporter permease, translating into MKKLFRNCIYQGKNLFRDKGFLFWSLFYPLIMAVFFYTAFNGIINIELEKIDVGIKAENPISFILEEIEFINLHKVSEDDVVEKLDNEEIQGFIDNDLNLLVSKSGINQTIVKEILDQIKQMGKLDVPMENFDFSVDYVEDKNQKADSIIIIFYTLIAMVSTYGVFSGIETVSLIQANLTNVGKRINITPLRKNDFLFAGVLVSLIINMLSNAILLIFIKYILKVDLFTEMNYSAIFIIIGNLFGVALGIFVGASNKQSTNVKMILGVIVTLFLSFLAGMMSPDIKILIEEKFPIVAELNPISIITNNLYRINLLQNTDGAVKGIVSLSSYCIILILLSYIFLRRKTYDSI; encoded by the coding sequence ATGAAAAAGTTATTTAGAAATTGTATATATCAAGGGAAAAATTTATTTAGAGATAAGGGTTTTCTTTTCTGGAGTTTATTCTATCCATTGATAATGGCAGTGTTTTTCTATACAGCATTTAATGGAATCATTAACATAGAGCTAGAGAAAATAGATGTAGGCATAAAAGCTGAAAACCCTATATCATTTATATTGGAAGAAATTGAATTTATTAATCTTCATAAGGTCTCTGAAGACGATGTAGTAGAAAAACTAGATAATGAAGAAATTCAAGGATTTATAGATAATGATCTAAATTTATTAGTCAGTAAATCGGGAATCAATCAAACCATAGTTAAGGAAATCCTTGACCAAATAAAACAGATGGGAAAATTAGATGTTCCAATGGAGAACTTTGACTTTTCTGTAGATTATGTTGAAGATAAAAATCAAAAGGCTGATTCAATAATTATTATATTTTATACATTGATTGCAATGGTTTCCACCTATGGAGTTTTTTCTGGGATTGAAACTGTAAGCTTAATCCAAGCAAATTTAACAAATGTAGGTAAGAGAATCAACATTACCCCTCTTAGAAAGAATGATTTTCTATTTGCAGGAGTCCTAGTCTCATTGATTATAAATATGCTTTCCAATGCAATATTGCTTATTTTTATAAAATATATTCTAAAAGTTGATTTATTCACAGAAATGAACTATAGTGCTATTTTTATAATAATTGGGAACTTATTTGGAGTAGCTCTCGGAATATTCGTTGGCGCATCTAATAAGCAAAGCACAAATGTAAAGATGATTTTAGGGGTTATTGTTACATTGTTTCTTTCGTTTTTAGCAGGAATGATGTCACCAGATATAAAGATATTAATAGAAGAAAAATTTCCGATAGTTGCAGAATTAAATCCTATTAGTATAATAACTAATAATTTATATAGAATAAATCTACTACAAAACACTGATGGAGCAGTGAAAGGAATAGTTTCCTTATCTTCTTATTGCATAATTTTAATCCTTTTATCCTATATATTTTTAAGGAGGAAGACCTATGACAGTATATAA
- a CDS encoding sodium:alanine symporter family protein → MSIIENFVTATNAILWDYILVFGLVGVGIYFSFRLGFPQITRFGYAAKKVFGGIFKKEESKEGSMSSFQALATSIAAQIGTGNVAGVATAITLGGAGAIFWMWVSAFLGMATIFVEATLAQKYRERDADGQLVGGPAYYIKNGLGSKTLAAFFAVALILALGFIGNMVQSNSIADAVSRAFNIPQLGVGVVLAIIAGLIFVGGMKRIASFAEFVVPIMAAVYILGTIVVLIVFREGVLSVLRDIFLGAFNPSAIMGGVAGATIRQVVRYGVARGLFSNEAGMGSTPNSHAVADVAHPAEQGLSAMIAVFIDTMLVCTATAVAILVTGAHTLGLEGVAVTQEAFNIAFGPVGQKFLAVCLTFFAFTTVVGWYYFGESNVRFLFKGKNSIKVYQLIVLAFIVLGSYQKVDFVWNVADMFNGFMVIPNLIGIFLLFKHAKGILDDYDNQIAKGEKLHFDYTFEKK, encoded by the coding sequence ATGTCTATAATAGAGAATTTTGTAACCGCAACAAATGCAATTTTATGGGATTATATTCTTGTTTTTGGACTCGTTGGCGTAGGTATTTATTTTTCATTTCGACTAGGATTTCCGCAAATCACTCGCTTTGGTTATGCAGCTAAAAAGGTGTTTGGTGGAATATTCAAGAAAGAAGAGAGCAAAGAAGGAAGTATGTCATCTTTCCAAGCACTAGCTACATCAATAGCTGCTCAAATTGGTACTGGAAACGTAGCAGGGGTAGCAACTGCAATTACACTAGGTGGGGCAGGAGCTATTTTCTGGATGTGGGTATCTGCATTCCTTGGAATGGCAACAATATTTGTTGAAGCGACTCTTGCACAGAAATATCGTGAGAGAGATGCAGATGGGCAACTAGTAGGAGGACCAGCGTATTATATTAAGAATGGATTAGGTTCTAAGACATTAGCAGCATTCTTTGCTGTAGCTCTTATTCTAGCATTAGGTTTCATAGGAAATATGGTTCAATCTAATTCAATTGCAGATGCAGTGAGTAGAGCTTTTAATATTCCTCAATTAGGAGTTGGAGTAGTATTAGCTATTATTGCTGGTCTAATCTTTGTTGGTGGAATGAAGAGAATTGCGTCATTTGCAGAGTTTGTAGTTCCTATAATGGCAGCAGTTTATATACTTGGTACAATTGTAGTATTAATAGTATTTAGAGAAGGTGTATTGTCTGTATTAAGAGATATATTCCTAGGAGCATTTAATCCTTCAGCAATTATGGGTGGAGTAGCTGGAGCAACTATTAGACAGGTAGTTAGATACGGAGTTGCTAGAGGACTTTTCTCAAACGAAGCAGGTATGGGTTCCACACCAAACTCCCATGCTGTTGCAGATGTGGCTCACCCAGCAGAGCAAGGTTTATCTGCTATGATAGCAGTATTTATAGATACTATGTTAGTATGTACAGCTACAGCTGTAGCTATTTTAGTAACAGGGGCTCATACATTGGGGCTAGAAGGAGTAGCAGTAACTCAAGAAGCATTTAATATTGCTTTTGGTCCTGTAGGTCAAAAATTCTTGGCAGTTTGTCTAACATTCTTTGCCTTTACAACAGTTGTAGGATGGTATTATTTTGGTGAGAGTAATGTTAGGTTTTTATTTAAAGGAAAAAATTCAATCAAAGTATATCAATTAATCGTATTAGCATTTATCGTATTAGGATCTTACCAAAAAGTAGATTTTGTATGGAATGTTGCAGATATGTTCAATGGATTCATGGTTATTCCTAACTTAATTGGTATATTCCTTCTATTCAAACATGCTAAGGGAATTTTAGATGACTATGATAATCAAATAGCTAAGGGTGAGAAGTTACATTTTGATTATACTTTCGAAAAGAAATAG
- a CDS encoding ABC transporter ATP-binding protein has product MKSKFKLLPLFLKDVSKDYKFMFPLTVVKAIFEGLHPLINIIIPKYILDELINAKRIDVVGKYIIILALGNLIFKIIISISKHQLEIYSSSIYYDVSRRIGVKASKIDIQVMERKSTLDLFERARYGSYNIQSFIESISMTIASIITIISTIGILVSNDWRLILVIIISNILTILCFNKIKELDIDFEKRNAPLNRKYGYFANIANDFRFAKDIRLYKANKFLLYKAKEVMDGILKINFAYMNKHGFFSGIAQAIVQVQIIITFILLSISLVGKKITVGSFTMLYGAANQLGNSFKNLIEAYTSLITLGYNIEPYYEFLALEEVDNNDLEEKHVGESITIEFKNVSFKYPNREDYVFENLSFKVSPKETLAIVGKNGAGKTTIIKLICRLYKPQEGKIYINGIDIEEFPTDQYRKFLGVVFQDFKLIPVQVCENIMCKKDDEINESDVKIAWEKLEETGIKQWLKNQSSGLKSYITKIYDKNGLLPSGGQEQKIAISRALAKEGHIIILDEPTAALDPKSEEEVFENLIKLTKGKTSLFISHRLSSTRIADRIIVLDKGKIIEEGDHNQLINEDGLYANMYKIQARQYI; this is encoded by the coding sequence ATGAAAAGTAAGTTTAAATTATTGCCACTTTTTCTAAAGGATGTTTCAAAGGATTATAAATTTATGTTTCCACTAACTGTAGTAAAAGCTATATTTGAAGGATTACATCCTCTTATAAATATAATAATACCAAAATATATATTGGATGAATTGATAAATGCTAAGAGAATAGATGTAGTTGGAAAATATATAATTATACTTGCTTTAGGAAACCTTATATTTAAAATAATAATAAGTATATCAAAGCATCAATTAGAGATATATTCTAGCTCAATCTATTATGATGTATCTAGAAGAATTGGAGTAAAGGCAAGTAAGATAGATATACAGGTAATGGAGAGAAAAAGCACATTAGATCTTTTTGAAAGGGCAAGATATGGGTCATATAATATACAAAGTTTTATAGAAAGCATAAGTATGACAATAGCTTCCATTATAACCATTATCAGTACAATTGGAATATTGGTATCAAATGATTGGCGTTTAATTCTAGTAATTATTATATCTAATATATTGACCATACTCTGTTTTAATAAAATAAAAGAATTGGACATCGATTTTGAAAAGAGAAATGCTCCATTAAATAGAAAGTATGGATATTTTGCAAATATAGCAAACGACTTTAGATTTGCAAAGGATATAAGATTATATAAGGCAAATAAATTTCTCTTATATAAAGCCAAGGAAGTTATGGATGGAATATTAAAAATAAACTTTGCATACATGAATAAACATGGATTTTTTTCTGGTATAGCACAGGCTATAGTACAGGTTCAAATAATAATAACATTTATCTTATTGTCTATAAGTTTAGTGGGAAAGAAAATTACAGTAGGTTCCTTTACAATGTTATATGGTGCAGCAAATCAACTGGGTAATTCTTTTAAAAATTTGATAGAAGCATATACTTCACTCATAACTCTAGGCTATAATATTGAGCCATATTATGAATTTCTAGCATTAGAAGAAGTAGACAATAATGACTTAGAAGAAAAACATGTAGGTGAGTCTATTACTATAGAGTTTAAAAATGTAAGTTTTAAATATCCAAATAGAGAAGATTATGTGTTTGAAAATCTAAGTTTTAAAGTAAGCCCAAAGGAAACATTAGCTATAGTAGGAAAAAATGGAGCAGGAAAAACCACTATCATAAAACTTATCTGCAGATTATACAAGCCACAAGAAGGGAAAATCTATATAAATGGAATAGATATTGAAGAATTTCCTACAGACCAATATAGAAAGTTTTTAGGTGTAGTATTTCAAGATTTTAAGCTAATACCAGTTCAGGTTTGTGAAAATATAATGTGTAAAAAAGATGATGAGATAAACGAATCTGATGTAAAAATAGCATGGGAAAAGTTAGAAGAAACAGGTATAAAGCAATGGTTGAAAAATCAAAGTAGTGGACTAAAAAGCTATATAACTAAAATTTATGATAAAAATGGCTTGCTACCATCAGGTGGACAGGAACAAAAAATAGCTATTTCAAGAGCATTGGCTAAGGAGGGACATATTATAATCCTTGATGAGCCTACAGCAGCATTAGATCCAAAAAGTGAAGAAGAAGTATTTGAAAACCTAATAAAACTTACAAAGGGAAAGACTTCTTTGTTCATTTCCCATAGACTTTCCAGCACAAGAATAGCAGATAGAATAATAGTGCTAGACAAAGGGAAAATAATAGAAGAAGGGGATCACAATCAATTAATAAATGAAGACGGACTCTATGCAAATATGTATAAGATACAAGCTCGTCAATATATATAG
- a CDS encoding ABC transporter ATP-binding protein yields MVVKVNNLVKRYKELIALDHFNMEVEEGEILGLLGPNGCGKTTAINCILSLLSFDKGEIEIFGKKMTPNSYDLKKQIGIVPQEVSVFENLTVKENIDYFCGLYIEDKNLRQQYVEEAIDFVGLKDYVKFFPKKLSGGLKRRLNIACGIAHKPKLIFLDEPTVAVDAQSRNFILDGIKKLNKEGSTIIYTTHYLEEAEMLCKRIIIMDNGKNLVSGTNEELKAMIATTEKIVVGFLTTEDETIQKMSKLPHVLDIEKREDDYIIKFENGLNNLSNLLDYIKENNLTYTKLYSQLPTLNDVFLELTGKELRD; encoded by the coding sequence ATGGTAGTAAAGGTAAATAATTTAGTGAAAAGATATAAAGAGTTAATAGCCCTTGACCATTTCAACATGGAAGTTGAAGAGGGGGAGATATTGGGACTATTAGGGCCTAATGGATGTGGTAAAACTACTGCAATAAACTGTATTCTTTCATTATTAAGTTTTGACAAGGGTGAAATAGAGATATTTGGAAAGAAAATGACACCAAACTCCTATGACCTGAAGAAGCAAATAGGTATAGTACCTCAAGAGGTTTCAGTGTTTGAGAATCTTACAGTAAAGGAAAATATTGATTATTTTTGTGGACTTTATATAGAAGACAAAAACTTGAGACAACAATATGTAGAAGAGGCAATAGACTTTGTAGGTTTAAAGGATTATGTTAAATTCTTTCCTAAAAAGTTAAGTGGAGGACTAAAGAGAAGATTAAATATAGCTTGTGGTATAGCACATAAACCCAAGTTGATTTTTCTTGATGAACCTACTGTGGCAGTAGATGCCCAAAGTAGAAATTTTATTTTGGATGGAATAAAAAAGTTAAATAAAGAAGGTAGCACAATTATTTATACTACTCATTACCTAGAGGAAGCAGAAATGCTATGTAAGAGAATTATCATTATGGACAATGGGAAAAACCTAGTATCTGGAACTAATGAGGAATTAAAAGCTATGATAGCTACAACTGAAAAAATAGTAGTTGGATTTTTGACTACAGAAGATGAAACTATTCAAAAAATGAGCAAATTACCTCATGTATTAGACATAGAAAAAAGAGAAGATGATTATATTATTAAGTTTGAAAATGGTCTAAATAATTTGTCTAATCTATTGGACTATATAAAAGAAAACAATTTAACCTATACAAAGCTATATAGTCAATTACCTACATTAAATGATGTATTCTTAGAGTTGACAGGGAAGGAGCTTAGGGATTGA
- a CDS encoding arsenate reductase ArsC has protein sequence MKKKVAFICVHNSCRSQMAEGWARKLASDVLEVYSAGTEEYPEVKPLAVEVMEEAGVNMSGHYPKLLSDIPEEVDYLITMGCNVVCPFIPNSHSEDWGLEDPSGGPIEGYRETRDLIKDKVEELIKRVKDGEL, from the coding sequence ATGAAAAAGAAAGTTGCTTTTATATGTGTTCACAACTCCTGTCGCTCGCAAATGGCAGAGGGATGGGCAAGGAAATTAGCTAGTGATGTATTAGAAGTTTATTCTGCAGGAACAGAAGAGTACCCTGAAGTAAAGCCATTAGCAGTAGAAGTAATGGAAGAAGCAGGAGTTAATATGAGTGGTCATTATCCTAAGTTATTGTCTGATATACCTGAAGAAGTGGATTATCTTATAACTATGGGTTGTAATGTAGTCTGTCCCTTTATACCAAACAGTCATAGTGAAGATTGGGGTCTAGAGGATCCTTCAGGTGGACCTATTGAAGGATATAGGGAGACTAGGGATTTGATTAAGGACAAGGTTGAGGAGTTAATTAAAAGAGTAAAAGATGGTGAATTGTAA